One region of Deltaproteobacteria bacterium genomic DNA includes:
- a CDS encoding TVP38/TMEM64 family protein, with the protein KFGGRMEGIDRGLRENGLSYLLFLRLVPAFPFFLVNIACGATGLPLRTYALGTLAGIVPGSLVFVNAGASLAAIESVSQVAGPRVLGSFALLALFALLPTIINAVKKRGGNR; encoded by the coding sequence AAATTCGGCGGGCGGATGGAGGGGATCGACCGGGGGTTGCGGGAGAACGGTCTCTCCTACCTCCTCTTCCTCCGACTGGTCCCGGCGTTCCCCTTCTTCCTGGTCAACATCGCGTGCGGAGCCACCGGCCTGCCGCTGCGTACCTACGCCCTCGGAACGCTGGCGGGGATCGTTCCGGGGAGCCTGGTGTTCGTCAACGCGGGGGCGAGCCTTGCGGCCATCGAAAGCGTGAGCCAGGTCGCCGGCCCGCGCGTCCTAGGGTCGTTCGCGCTGCTCGCGCTGTTCGCCCTCCTGCCCACGATCATCAACGCCGTGAAGAAGCGGGGGGGAAATCGTTGA
- the msrB gene encoding peptide-methionine (R)-S-oxide reductase MsrB produces the protein MTEKVIRTEKEWQARLSPEQFQVTRKKGTERAFTGKYANHNEKGVYRCVCCETDLFRSETKYESGTGWPSFFAPIAKENIRTESDTSWFSKRTEVLCARCDAHLGHVFDDGPKPTGLRYCMNSAALTFAKV, from the coding sequence ATGACGGAAAAAGTCATCAGGACGGAGAAGGAGTGGCAGGCTCGACTTTCCCCGGAACAGTTCCAGGTCACCCGGAAGAAGGGAACGGAAAGGGCGTTTACCGGGAAATACGCGAACCACAACGAGAAGGGGGTCTACCGGTGCGTGTGCTGTGAAACGGACCTGTTCCGCTCGGAGACCAAGTACGAATCCGGGACGGGATGGCCCAGTTTTTTCGCCCCGATCGCCAAGGAGAATATCCGCACCGAGAGCGATACGAGCTGGTTCTCGAAAAGGACCGAGGTCCTTTGCGCACGGTGCGATGCCCACCTGGGCCACGTGTTCGATGACGGGCCGAAACCGACCGGGCTTCGCTACTGCATGAACTCGGCGGCTCTTACGTTCGCCAAGGTGTAG
- a CDS encoding redoxin domain-containing protein gives MSLKDRIAEFNAKRNRPPEVMAIVRRGIDYVRESGAAGLRIGERAPDFALPNHRGEMVRLSDRLSRGPVVLNFYRGVW, from the coding sequence ATGTCCCTGAAGGATCGGATCGCGGAATTCAATGCGAAACGGAACCGGCCGCCGGAGGTCATGGCGATCGTTCGCCGGGGGATCGACTACGTGAGGGAATCAGGGGCCGCTGGTCTGCGGATCGGGGAACGTGCGCCGGACTTCGCGCTCCCGAACCATCGGGGAGAGATGGTGCGCCTTTCCGACCGGCTGTCCAGGGGCCCGGTGGTCCTCAATTTCTACCGGGGCGTCTGGTGA
- a CDS encoding redoxin domain-containing protein: MPAIRSLGADLVAVSPELPDNTLTMAEKHAIPIDILSDATSEVMKAYRLWFTVPAEVKALYLEKFGINLEKYNGAGRWELPVPATYVVDRDGIVRAGEADPDYTVRMEPSDILTAIRDIPT; this comes from the coding sequence TTGCCCGCGATCCGGTCGCTCGGCGCGGACCTTGTGGCCGTGAGTCCCGAGCTCCCCGACAATACGCTCACGATGGCGGAGAAACATGCGATTCCCATCGACATACTCAGCGACGCGACGAGCGAGGTGATGAAAGCGTACCGACTCTGGTTCACGGTCCCGGCGGAGGTCAAGGCGCTGTACCTCGAGAAGTTCGGCATCAACCTCGAAAAGTACAACGGCGCCGGGCGGTGGGAGCTTCCGGTTCCCGCGACCTACGTGGTGGACCGGGACGGGATCGTCCGCGCGGGAGAGGCCGACCCCGATTATACGGTGCGCATGGAGCCGTCGGATATCCTGACGGCGATCCGGGACATACCAACCTGA